The Malus sylvestris chromosome 14, drMalSylv7.2, whole genome shotgun sequence genome segment GGGTGGCCTGTATTCTATGTTCCACTTGAAGGTTTTCTCATTCCTTCTTCTTATTGGCATACAAGACTAAATGGGGTCCcattgggcgtgccaaaactatgttcgggtGAAGATTTCTCTAGAGAAGGATTCTCAGACCTCAGCATAGCTTTCCAAGGGATTGGCCTTTTGGATGTGTAGTCGGGCTCTTGCTTGTTGATGTGTTACAAGAAGATGACAAAGTTAGTTCTAAAAGGTgcatttgtggggccttaggtgtaagccttgaggctcgcaatcaaaactaactaagtgctaggcgtgccactgctatctcagtatagcagatgtagaacaaatgTGTTTTTAGTCGATTACTTGTGCCTAAGTTACtcagacttcttgttatcacaGGATTGTCATGGATGTGTTAAGTCCAtgttaagttctttttcttgccttgtaaataaggacttttagttcatagtcttgtatgttcGAATGAAAGGAGTCCATAGCCCTTTTTAAGCTATTTGTTTGGTCTTAGATTGATTTTAATGAAGACATATTCATTAAACTAATCAGATCCAAATACAAATAAGACTCTTAAAGTAGGAAAGCAGGTGgatatgacttgaatacatactggagaatgcattaaataatagatctacaaatttagaaaaTAAGCAAAGAGcctcgggcaagatttcaccttgtccgGCAAGGTTGAACCTCTTGCAATCACTTCTCTTTGAATTAACAGAggtttatatgctaaaaagggatggatggtaaacaagtttacacaagaGAATCAATACTACGCCACTAAGAGAGATAACAGAGCTTTAAACTGGACAAGAGATAGCTTCGCTAAAAAGGACTGAATCTAGGTTGATTTCAGCTTTtgaatgcaaatctggcttgagagcagagtttatatgtttgtttgtttgattggttgagtgtccttgtctttgGGGCCTCTTCCTCTTTTTATAGGCAGATTAGCCCGACTGATGTACCTTTGTTCTTGCTCGAAAGCACTTGGAGGGTAGTGaatcatcagctttttacttgtaatgCCATTGAAAAGTGTTCTTTGGCTGATAGTAGGTTAGTCtccatcacttgtcacttcaatGGTAAGCACGTGGCTTATATCTTGGCTAAGAAGGCTTCAATATGCCCTTGGGCTTGATGCTGGGCTTCGGGCAGGTCCCCTTTAATTAGGCACTCTTGGGCTTTCCTTCATCTAAGTCCagtgttcaaatattaacccaaacaactTTCCACTTTTGCAAGTTTGATTGAGTCAGTAAAGCATTCATACAACACCGCCAAACACAAATATTTACTTTCGTAGGCATACAAGCTTTCCAAAGAGCCTTCCGCAGCCATTTAACCCCTGCATCCATTGTAGAACTTGCAAGTCCCGTTCCATAGTCCTCACTGCTTGAATGAGCCACATGATAAGCAGACTTCGTTGTGAAAGTACCATTCTTCTCTTTAGTCCAAATTAAAGTATTTGGAGTCCGGAAATAACTAAGAGGGATACTCAAAATTAGTGCCGCTTCCTCCTTACTAAAAATACTATTAACCAAGCCCTCATTCCATTTGAAACCCCCATCCTCCATTAATAACCCATTGACCGTAATGGTAGACGCAACACCCGTCGTAACTGGGCTTAGAACCTTAAAGAACTGTGCACGGGATAACCAGCTGTCCCCCCATATTATAAATTAACACAAGTACTAAATTAAACACACACAGCTTCCTCCAATCGTCTTGTGTCATTCAGTCACTGTGATAGGACATCAAAAGATCGAAGTCCTATATCATCTCTGTTTCACTTGAAGAAAACACTAACCCCTTATGTTAATGGATGTGTCTCGCATACTCGGAATGAAGTTTAGTTCCTCTTATACTGAATTGTTTCATTATTAATTACAATGagatattttatataaaatgtcATACTTATCGGATTATGCaagtaaataaatttaaaataatattaatgtAATTAATAGTAAGTCGTTTTAGACAAAAGTAAACAATAAAAATCTATCAAATAAATGAGCGTATCTGTGCTAGTCTAGTGGTGGCTAGCTGACAGTAAATAGTTAGttactaataaaaataaaaggaattaacTCTACAATTAAGGCATGCAAAACAGTGCAGGGCAGAGATATAGAGATCATCGGGATGATGCCATTCCATATTGTAAGACTTTTTTAGTTCGATTTAGCAGCTTACACATGATCCCTACGTGTCACTGTTCCTGCATGGGGCTGCCCAACTGTCCCAGATGAGTCCAACCGCTCTTGGCTAATTTAAGACTACAGACCTCCACATTTCAAACATGCAATGACCCTCCTCCTCACTTCTCCACGCACACATacatattctctctctctctctctagttttaAAGAGATCTATCTGGATATATTCCTCTAGCTCGATCTGCCTGCCTTCTtgttaatttagttaattattagTGAAAGAAGCAGCAGCAACTGTGCAGTGCAGGTGTACGTAGCCAAGTAAACAAACAGCAGAATATTCCGTCCGGCAGTTGACATCGCTCGTTCCATCTCCATATATTACTAACTAAGAAAGAGAGTTCTTGCGTTCTTTCATCGTCGCCAGCATGCCTCGTAGATATGCCTTTGGGAGGGCTGACGAGGCCACCCACCCTGACTCCATCAGAGCCACTTTAGCTGAATTCGTTGCCACTTTCATCTTTGTCTTTGCCGGGGAAGGCTCTGCTCTTGCCCTTGGTATGATATCTAAACAAATCTAGCTTGTTGCATAATAGCGACGTCATGAACAGAAAATTAATCAAGTAATCATTCTTTCTGTTAATTAGCTCTTTTCATATGTTaatatatctatatatctatGCATGTGCATGTTTCGTTGATATTCCTGCACAGATCTACACGAAATGAGACATGCCATCATCATCCCTCCTCCTTGACTAAAACTTGATAATCTGTTTCGCAACTAATTAATTGGCAGGGAAGATTTACAAAGATAGCGGCACGTCAGCATCTGAGCTGATAGCCATAGCTCTTGCACACgccttctctctcttttcagCCATCTCAGCCAGCATTAACGTATCTGGTGGCCATGTCAACCCTGCTGTAACCTTTGGTGCTCTTCTTGGTGGAAGGCTATCCGTTGTTCGCGCCCTATGCTACTGGGTTGCACAGCTTCTTGGGGCTATTGTGGCTTCTCTTTTGTTAAGGCTTGTCACAAATGGCATGGTAATTATTCCGTTAAAAAGTTAGCTCGCTTTGCTACAAGCTAGCCCTTTTCATTCTTAATTATTACAATTATAGCTTAAtgatcaattaattttatattactattcagaGGACAGTGGGGTTCAACGTGGCCTCTGGAATTGGCGAGGGGCATGGGCTAATACTAGAAATTGTATTGACATTTGGGTTAGTTTACACCGTGTATGCTACTGCCATTGATCCCAAGAGGGGTAGCTTGGGAACCATCGCACCTCTGGCCATTGGACTCGTTGTAGGGGCAAATATCCTGGTGGGTGGGCCGTTTGATGGGGCATGCATGAACCCGGCAAGGGCGTTTGGACCTGCACTGGTAGGGGGGAGATGGAGGAACCACTGGATCTACTGGGTTGGACCATTTCTAGGAGGCGGGTTGGCGGCTCTCATATACGAGTATATGGTCATACCAACAGAGACGCCACCCCACACTCACCAGCCCTTAGCTCCTGAGGATTACTAGTCAGTATGTCTGTTAGCTTGGCGCTTAGCCCACGTATGCACTGTAATAATACCAACATATATGTGTCAGCTGCTCCCTTTGCCATTAACACCTCGAGTGTTTATGTTcgattttatgtaattttccttctttttgtttGGCAACTTTTGTGTTGGAGTTTGTCTTCCGTTGTCTAAAACCTTATGTCCATCGTATGCATATGTGATTGTAAATCTAATAAAGTGCCGTGGAGTTTCTTTGGCTATTTTTATTTCATACTGGGTCATATATGTAAATGACGCTAGCATGTGCATTATAGAATGTAAGTGTGGTCGCAAACCAATGTTGCTCATTTACTTAGCTTGGGTGTAAATGTATACCCGTAGTTGCTCATTTCCGTCGTTTCATGCAATGTGGATACCCCTTTTTCAGAACTTGTAATGTGTATACCCCATTTGGTTCATTTGATGCAATTATTCGTGCAGCAGCATAATAAAATATGATTACATCTGAAGACAAAACATACAAAACAACAATTCCACCAGAACACAAAGGATTGACTTGGTCCGGTTTGGAAGGTGAAGAGGGCTTGGAAATTCAACCAATAACCAAAAAGAGGTACACACAAAGCGCTGTCTTGGGTTAGGAAATTCATGAGCAAGTAACAACCTTAGAGTCGTTTGGTGCCCCTCACTAAGAGGGGCTGGATGGGCTGTGACAATTATATCCTTATTTGGTACATCAGTTCTTATTAGATCCGGTAGTTTTTTACATACGACACGGTGACACgatacgaaaataacgggtttcgggtcaacacgataactaattgggtcattatcgggtgacctgttaagaacccgttattaacgggttcttaatggGTATATAGCAGGTAACAcatttcgacccgttaagaaaaaagttattttgataattttaaagtttaattactgaaagatttattataaaatacaatagccatattaatatatacaatatattctatattaaatatatagttttgtatt includes the following:
- the LOC126600265 gene encoding probable aquaporin TIP-type alpha; this translates as MPRRYAFGRADEATHPDSIRATLAEFVATFIFVFAGEGSALALGKIYKDSGTSASELIAIALAHAFSLFSAISASINVSGGHVNPAVTFGALLGGRLSVVRALCYWVAQLLGAIVASLLLRLVTNGMRTVGFNVASGIGEGHGLILEIVLTFGLVYTVYATAIDPKRGSLGTIAPLAIGLVVGANILVGGPFDGACMNPARAFGPALVGGRWRNHWIYWVGPFLGGGLAALIYEYMVIPTETPPHTHQPLAPEDY